The following proteins are co-located in the Manihot esculenta cultivar AM560-2 chromosome 9, M.esculenta_v8, whole genome shotgun sequence genome:
- the LOC110623767 gene encoding putative tRNA (cytidine(32)/guanosine(34)-2'-O)-methyltransferase isoform X2, translated as MGKASRDKRDIYYRKAKEEGWRARSAFKLLQIDEEFNIFEGVKRVVDLCAAPGSWSQVLSRKLYLPAKLSQDSRDDELPLIVAIDLQPMAPIEGVIQVQGDITNARTAEVVIRHFDGCKADLVVCDGAPDVTGLHDMDEFVQSQLILAGLTIVTHVLREGGKFIAKIFRGKDTSLLYCQLKLFFPVVTFAKPKSSRNSSIEAFAVCENYSPPEGFNPKDLHRLLEKVGSPSGMDDIDCSSGWLEGPNKVYIPFLACGDLSGYDSDRSYPLPKVAEGTYQSLDPVQPPIAPPYKRALEMKKASNHGIKELEKLSLDS; from the exons ATGGGAAAGGCATCAAGGGATAAGAGG GATATCTACTACcgaaaagcaaaagaagaaggttGGCGTGCTCGAAGTGCTTTTAAGCTTCTTCAGATAGATGAGGAATTCAACATATTTGAAG GGGTGAAGCGTGTGGTGGATTTATGTGCTGCACCTGGCAGTTGGAGTCAG GTTTTGAGCCGTAAATTATATCTGCCGGCAAAACTTTCACAAGATTCAAG GGATGATGAACTTCCTCTTATTGTGGCTATTGACTTACAACCCATGGCTCCAATTGAAGGTGTTATCCAAGTACAGGGAGACATCACCAATGCCCGAACAGCTGAAGTG GTTATTAGACATTTTGATGGCTGCAAGGCTGACCTGGTTGTATGTGATGGTGCACCCGATG TCACTGGTCTTCATGATATGGATGAATTTGTTCAATCTCAACTCATACTAGCG GGTTTGACAATTGTCACACATGTACTTAGAGAAGGTGGGAAATTTATTGCTAAAATATTTCGTGGGAAAGATACAAGTCTTCTTTACTGCCAG CTCAAATTATTTTTCCCTGTCGTGACTTTTGCAAAACCAAAAAGTAGCCGCAATTCCAGTATAG AAGCATTTGCAGTTTGTGAGAATTATTCCCCTCCTGAGGGATTTAATCCAAAAGACTTGCATCGCCTCCTAGAAAAGGTGGGAAGCCCCTCAGGCATGGACGATATAG ATTGCAGCAGTGGATGGTTAGAAGGACCGAATAAGGTTTATATCCCATTTCTAGCTTGTGGGGACCTTAGCGGGTATGATTCTGACCGATCATATCCGCTGCCGAAAGTTGCGGAGGGCACTTATCAGAGCTTGGATCCTGTACAACCCCCAATCGCCCCTCCTTATAAGAGAGCTCTTGAAATGAAGAAAGCTTCTAATCATGGCATCAAAGAGCTTGAAAAACTCTCTTTGGATTCCTAA
- the LOC110623767 gene encoding putative tRNA (cytidine(32)/guanosine(34)-2'-O)-methyltransferase isoform X1: MGKASRDKRDIYYRKAKEEGWRARSAFKLLQIDEEFNIFEGVKRVVDLCAAPGSWSQVLSRKLYLPAKLSQDSRDDELPLIVAIDLQPMAPIEGVIQVQGDITNARTAEVVIRHFDGCKADLVVCDGAPDVTGLHDMDEFVQSQLILAGLTIVTHVLREGGKFIAKIFRGKDTSLLYCQVHEMLIRSSIFYDASYDLVTCLLFNHSLSYHAKACVLLKLFFPVVTFAKPKSSRNSSIEAFAVCENYSPPEGFNPKDLHRLLEKVGSPSGMDDIDCSSGWLEGPNKVYIPFLACGDLSGYDSDRSYPLPKVAEGTYQSLDPVQPPIAPPYKRALEMKKASNHGIKELEKLSLDS; the protein is encoded by the exons ATGGGAAAGGCATCAAGGGATAAGAGG GATATCTACTACcgaaaagcaaaagaagaaggttGGCGTGCTCGAAGTGCTTTTAAGCTTCTTCAGATAGATGAGGAATTCAACATATTTGAAG GGGTGAAGCGTGTGGTGGATTTATGTGCTGCACCTGGCAGTTGGAGTCAG GTTTTGAGCCGTAAATTATATCTGCCGGCAAAACTTTCACAAGATTCAAG GGATGATGAACTTCCTCTTATTGTGGCTATTGACTTACAACCCATGGCTCCAATTGAAGGTGTTATCCAAGTACAGGGAGACATCACCAATGCCCGAACAGCTGAAGTG GTTATTAGACATTTTGATGGCTGCAAGGCTGACCTGGTTGTATGTGATGGTGCACCCGATG TCACTGGTCTTCATGATATGGATGAATTTGTTCAATCTCAACTCATACTAGCG GGTTTGACAATTGTCACACATGTACTTAGAGAAGGTGGGAAATTTATTGCTAAAATATTTCGTGGGAAAGATACAAGTCTTCTTTACTGCCAGGTGCATGAAATGCTCATTAGAAGTTCAATTTTTTATGATGCATCTTATGATCTGGTTACTTGTTTGTTGTTCAATCATTCCCTGTCATATCACGCCAAAGCTTGTGTTCTG CTCAAATTATTTTTCCCTGTCGTGACTTTTGCAAAACCAAAAAGTAGCCGCAATTCCAGTATAG AAGCATTTGCAGTTTGTGAGAATTATTCCCCTCCTGAGGGATTTAATCCAAAAGACTTGCATCGCCTCCTAGAAAAGGTGGGAAGCCCCTCAGGCATGGACGATATAG ATTGCAGCAGTGGATGGTTAGAAGGACCGAATAAGGTTTATATCCCATTTCTAGCTTGTGGGGACCTTAGCGGGTATGATTCTGACCGATCATATCCGCTGCCGAAAGTTGCGGAGGGCACTTATCAGAGCTTGGATCCTGTACAACCCCCAATCGCCCCTCCTTATAAGAGAGCTCTTGAAATGAAGAAAGCTTCTAATCATGGCATCAAAGAGCTTGAAAAACTCTCTTTGGATTCCTAA
- the LOC110623743 gene encoding josephin-like protein, with translation MSSNGSKRVSFSPDVHEKPIFFPKHGGGIRVATHRKRVAGIFSFRLPRSSKFSPARILRRLSAKVARVLRFVSMRRKSSRKVSSASLARSRSLADAIDSQRAEAIEDCIEFLNSSSSLQRSNSVSTNSC, from the coding sequence ATGTCATCCAACGGAAGTAAGCGAGTCAGTTTCAGCCCTGATGTCCATGAGAAGCCCATTTTCTTCCCTAAACATGGCGGTGGAATCAGAGTAGCTACACATAGGAAAAGGGTTGCCGGAATCTTCAGCTTTAGGTTGCCCAGAAGCTCCAAATTTTCTCCAGCAAGAATACTCCGGCGACTCAGCGCTAAGGTAGCTAGAGTTTTACGTTTTGTGTCTATGAGAAGGAAGTCTTCTCGCAAGGTGTCTTCAGCCAGTTTGGCAAGATCAAGATCTCTTGCAGATGCAATAGACTCTCAGAGAGCTGAAGCTATAGAAGATTGTATCGAGTTCTTaaattcttcttcctctttGCAGAGGTCAAATTCAGTTTCTACAAATTCTTGCTAG
- the LOC110623767 gene encoding putative tRNA (cytidine(32)/guanosine(34)-2'-O)-methyltransferase isoform X3 has protein sequence MGKASRDKRDIYYRKAKEEGWRARSAFKLLQIDEEFNIFEGVKRVVDLCAAPGSWSQVLSRKLYLPAKLSQDSRDDELPLIVAIDLQPMAPIEGVIQVQGDITNARTAEVVIRHFDGCKADLVVCDGAPDVTGLHDMDEFVQSQLILALKLFFPVVTFAKPKSSRNSSIEAFAVCENYSPPEGFNPKDLHRLLEKVGSPSGMDDIDCSSGWLEGPNKVYIPFLACGDLSGYDSDRSYPLPKVAEGTYQSLDPVQPPIAPPYKRALEMKKASNHGIKELEKLSLDS, from the exons ATGGGAAAGGCATCAAGGGATAAGAGG GATATCTACTACcgaaaagcaaaagaagaaggttGGCGTGCTCGAAGTGCTTTTAAGCTTCTTCAGATAGATGAGGAATTCAACATATTTGAAG GGGTGAAGCGTGTGGTGGATTTATGTGCTGCACCTGGCAGTTGGAGTCAG GTTTTGAGCCGTAAATTATATCTGCCGGCAAAACTTTCACAAGATTCAAG GGATGATGAACTTCCTCTTATTGTGGCTATTGACTTACAACCCATGGCTCCAATTGAAGGTGTTATCCAAGTACAGGGAGACATCACCAATGCCCGAACAGCTGAAGTG GTTATTAGACATTTTGATGGCTGCAAGGCTGACCTGGTTGTATGTGATGGTGCACCCGATG TCACTGGTCTTCATGATATGGATGAATTTGTTCAATCTCAACTCATACTAGCG CTCAAATTATTTTTCCCTGTCGTGACTTTTGCAAAACCAAAAAGTAGCCGCAATTCCAGTATAG AAGCATTTGCAGTTTGTGAGAATTATTCCCCTCCTGAGGGATTTAATCCAAAAGACTTGCATCGCCTCCTAGAAAAGGTGGGAAGCCCCTCAGGCATGGACGATATAG ATTGCAGCAGTGGATGGTTAGAAGGACCGAATAAGGTTTATATCCCATTTCTAGCTTGTGGGGACCTTAGCGGGTATGATTCTGACCGATCATATCCGCTGCCGAAAGTTGCGGAGGGCACTTATCAGAGCTTGGATCCTGTACAACCCCCAATCGCCCCTCCTTATAAGAGAGCTCTTGAAATGAAGAAAGCTTCTAATCATGGCATCAAAGAGCTTGAAAAACTCTCTTTGGATTCCTAA